A genomic stretch from Theobroma cacao cultivar B97-61/B2 chromosome 4, Criollo_cocoa_genome_V2, whole genome shotgun sequence includes:
- the LOC18603720 gene encoding craniofacial development protein 1 isoform X1 yields MATTTDGLDDSGNVNEKEGTLNESVKVDAMALNSESQREDAGAKARVDAMWEQMNKGIPKNALRQFSSDNSSTRSKTSPKASNNWMKYLQMKPPNPGQDKQTEAKSPSVVENGTSDKAQLGQVDKGISVENGLTVDTKFSQKTSNKWMMQLSLPPKKTEGLNKDESLKEPGVMQNSISDEAKKLAAAALSAVKDAAAAAAAASNRGKIEITEVRDFAGQEIEIRKRIDADSKEAAEKAKAAAPSAVDAVLEQIKKKPKLSVLDKTKKDWGEFKEENKGMEEELDAYKKSSNQYLDKVSFLQRTDYREFERERDARLALQARRRPDMREDP; encoded by the exons ATGGCTACGACCACTGACGGGCTCGACGACTCAG GAAATGTAAACGAAAAAGAGGGAACATTGAATGAGTCTGTGAAAGTAGATGCTATGGCCTTGAATTCAGAGTCCCAGCGTGAAGATGCTG GAGCGAAAGCACGAGTGGATGCAATGTGGGAGCAGATGAATAAGGGAATACCTAAGAATGCTCTCAGACAATTTTCTAGCGATAATTCCTCAACCAGAAGCAAAACTTCACCCAAGGCTTCCAAT aattggatgaagtatctgcAAATGAAACCACCAAATCCTGGGCAAGACAAACAGACAGAGGCGAAGTCTCCAAGTGTTGTGGAGAATGGAACAAGTGATAAGGCTCAGTTAGGGCAAGTTGATAAAGGAATATCTGTGGAGAATGGTTTAACTGTGGATACTAAATTTTCTCAGAAGACGTCCAAT AAATGGATGATGCAGCTGAGCTTGCCACCAAAGAAAACAGAAGGCCTTAATAAAGATGAATCGCTGAAGGAGCCTGGTGTGATGCAGAACAGCATCAGTGATGAGGCAAAGAAGCTTGCAGCTGCTGCTCTCTCAGCAGTGAAGGATGCTGCAGCAGCTGCAGCTGCTGCATCTAATAGAGGGAAAATTGAG ATCACTGAGGTTCGAGACTTTGCTGGtcaagaaattgaaattcGAAAGCGTATTGATGCTGATTCGAAAGAGGCGGCTGAAAAGGCGAAAGCTGCTGCACCTTCTGCCGTAGATGCTGTTCTTGAACAAATCAAAAAGAAGCCAAAGCTCAGCGTGCTTGACAAGACGAAAAAAGATTGGGGAGAATTCAAGGAAGAGAATAAGGGGATGGAAGAAGAGTTGGATGCTTACAAGAAGAGCTCAAACCAGTATCTGGATAAGGTTTCTTTCTTGCAGCGGACTGATTATCGGGAATttgagagggagagagatgCAAGGCTTGCTCTACAGGCTAGGAGGAGACCAGACATGCGGGAGGACCCATGA
- the LOC18603723 gene encoding hydroxyproline O-galactosyltransferase GALT3 yields MKSLSLAFGLFRMKKWYGGVLIVVLAIILVFSYSLRETQPKKQSAYDFFNNHPPKDSHTKENDSIKSPKVEVKKLALIKKPKLINVEGLNDLYAPTNISEKSKALLLWPHMRLLLSRSDALPETGQGIKEATIAWKELLAVIEEEKTTSHNIRLKEKNCPFSVSNLDKTLFSGGNILELPCGLVEDSSITVIGIPDGRYRSFEIELAGSNFSGEPQPSVILHYNVSVAGDNMTEEPFIVQNTWTNELGWGKEERCPAHVSSNNLKVDGLGLCNEQLVRSLMEENQNVSLSSGNALTNASQARSHASANFPFIEGNPFTATLWVGLEGFHMTVNGRHETSFAYREKLEPWSVSGVKVAGGLDLLSAFAKGLPVPEDHDLIVNSKLLKAPAVSRKRLLMLVGVFSTGNNFERRMALRRSWMQFQAVRSGDVAVRFFIGLNKNRQVNFELWKEAQAYGDIQFMPFVDYYSLISLKTIAICILGTKILPAKYIMKTDDDAFVRIDEVLSSLKEKASDGLLYGRIAFDSSPHRDKDSKWYISNEEWPHSSYPPWAHGPGYIISRDIAKFIVRGHQERELKLFKLEDVAMGIWIEEFKNSGREVHYVTDERFYNAGCESNYILAHYQGPRMVLCLWEKLQKEHQAHCCE; encoded by the exons ATGAAATCATTAAGTTTAGCTTTTGGGTTATTCAGAATGAAAAAGTGGTATGGTGGCGTGTTGATTGTAGTTCTTGCTATAATCTTGGTTTTCAGTTATAGCCTTAGAGAAACCCAACCAAAAAAGCAGTCAGCTTATGACTTCTTCAATAACCATCCACCCAAAGATTCTCATACGAAGGAAAATGATTCCATTAAATCTCCCAAGGTGGAAGTGAAGAAATTAGCCTTAATAAAGAAACCCAAACTTATCAATGTTGAAGGGCTCAATGATTTGTATGCTCCAACAAATATTTCTGAGAAGTCAAAGGCCTTGCTTTTGTGGCCTCATATGCGCTTGCTATTGTCAAGGTCTGATGCTTTACCTGAAACTGGTCAGGGGATCAAAGAGGCTACTATAGCATGGAAAGAGTTACTTGCTGTGATTGAGGAAGAGAAAACTACCAGTCATAATATCAgactaaaagagaaaaactgcCCTTTCTCTGTTAGCAACCTGGACAAGACATTGTTCAGTGGTGGAAATATACTCGAGTTGCCTTGTGGTCTAGTTGAGGATTCATCCATCACAGTGATTGGGATCCCTGATGGTCGCTATAGGAGTTTTGAAATTGAGCTTGCAGGATCAAACTTTTCAGGGGAACCACAGCCTTCTGTTATATTGCATTACAATGTCAGTGTTGCCGGAGATAATATGACAGAAGAGCCATTTATAGTTCAAAATACATGGACTAATGAACTTGGCTGGGGAAAGGAGGAAAGGTGTCCTGCTCATGTATcttcaaataatttaaaag TTGACGGACTTGGTCTTTGCAATGAACAACTTGTCAGAAGCCTTATGGAAGAAAATCAGAATGTAAGTCTTTCTAGTGGTAATGCCTTGACAAATGCTTCCCAGGCACGCAGCCATGCAAGTGCTAATTTCCCATTCATTGAAGGGAACCCATTCACTGCCACTTTATGGGTTGGTTTAGAGGGTTTCCATATGACTGTAAATGGAAGACATGAAACATCATTTGCATACAGGGAG AAACTTGAACCATGGTCAGTTAGTGGAGTCAAAGTGGCAGGTGGTTTGGATCTCTTATCTGCCTTCGCCAAAGGCTTGCCTGTTCCTGAAGACCATGATTTAATAGTTAATTCCAAGCTTCTTAAAGCTCCTGCAGTTTCTAGGAAAAGACTTCTAATGTTGGTTGGGGTCTTCTCCactggaaataattttgagcGTCGTATGGCATTGAGAAGATCTTGGATGCAATTTCAGGCTGTACGCTCTGGGGATGTAGCAGTTCGGTTTTTCATTGGCCTT AATAAGAATAGACAAGTCAACTTTGAGCTGTGGAAAGAAGCTCAAGCATATGGAGACATCCAATTCATGCCCTTTGTTGATTACTATAGTCTGATCAGTTTGAAAACTATTGCAATTTGCATTTTGGGG ACTAAAATCCTCCCTGCAAAATATATCATGAAAACAGATGATGATGCCTTTGTCAGGATTGATGAAGTTCTCTCCAGCCTCAAGGAAAAGGCATCTGATGGCCTGTTATATGGCCGTATAGCATTCGATTCATCTCCTCATAGGGATAAAGACAGCAAATGGTACATCAGTAACGAG GAATGGCCGCATTCTTCATATCCACCATGGGCCCATGGTCCAGGTTATATTATCTCTCGAGACATTGCAAAATTCATTGTCCGAGGCCACCAGGAAAGAGAACTCAAG CTTTTCAAACTAGAAGATGTTGCGATGGGTATATGGATTGAAGAATTCAAAAATAGTGGTCGAGAAGTGCATTATGTCACTGATGAGAGATTCTACAATGCCGGATGTGAATCAAATTACATTCTCGCACACTATCAAGGCCCGAGGATGGTGTTATGCCTTTGGGAAAAGTTGCAGAAAGAGCACCAGGCCCATTGCTGTGAGTAA
- the LOC18603722 gene encoding probable protein phosphatase 2C 13, which produces MIVSQNMVAEADIIYRHQVVDVMSISTQVSRFESVAACAETIGDAVIESSAVKSVPRIRSGSYADIGPRRSMDDEHIRIDDLSSHLGSIFKPSMPSAFYAVFDGHGGPDAAAYIKRNATRLFFEDFDLPQVSDIDAVFLKELEDSHRKAFLLADLALAAEGSVSSSCGTTVLTALVLGRHLLVANAGDCRAVLCRKGVAVEMSQDHRPSYSPERKRVEELGGYIDDGYLNGYLSVTRALGDWDLKFPLGPSSPLIAEPDVRQTVLTEDDEFLIIGCDGIWDVMSSQFAVSLVRRGLRQHDNPEECARELVNEASRLNSSDNLTAIIICFSCPAPIESSPLQRRRFRCCNLSEEARNRLKSLLEGN; this is translated from the exons ATGATAGTAAGTCAAAATATGGTAGCAGAAGCCGACATCATTTATCGTCACCAAGTTGTAGATGTTATGTCGATTTCCACCCAAGTTTCTCGCTTCGAATCG GTTGCAGCTTGCGCCGAGACCATTGGAGATGCTGTTATTGAGTCATCTGCTGTCAAATCTGTACCAAGAATTCGTTCTGGCAGCTATGCTGATATTGGTCCACGGAGATCTATGGATGATGAACATATTAGGATTGATGATCTATCTTCCCACCTGGGTTCTATCTTTAAGCCTTCAATGCCAAGTGCTTTCTATGCTGTTTTTGATGGTCATGGTGGTCCTGATGCAGCTGCTTATATCAAGAGGAATGCTACAAGGCtattttttgaagattttgatttgCCACAAGTATCTGATATCGATGCTGTTTTCTTGAAAGAGTTGGAGGATTCTCATAGGAAGGCATTCTTGTTGGCGGACCTTGCCTTGGCTGCTGAAGGCAGTGTTAGCAGTTCTTGTGGAACAACGGTGCTGACTGCTCTTGTGCTTGGAAGGCATCTTCTGGTTGCAAATGCTGGTGATTGCCGAGCTGTTCTCTGCCGAAAAGGTGTTGCAGTTGAAATGTCTCAAGATCATAGACCTTCCTACTCGCCAGAACGCAAGCGAGTTGAGGAGTTGGGTGGCTACATTGATGATGGGTATCTTAATGGTTATCTCTCTGTCACACGAGCTCTTGGAGATTGGGATTTGAAATTTCCTCTTGGACCATCATCACCTCTGATTGCAGAGCCGGATGTTAGACAGACTGTGTTAACAGAGGATGATGAGTTTTTGATCATTGGTTGTGATGGCATTTGGGATGTAATGTCAAGCCAGTTTGCTGTTAGCCTTGTTCGCCGTGGTCTAAGGCAGCATGATAACCCAGAAGAATGTGCCAGAGAATTAGTCAACGAAGCATCACGCCTGAATTCATCAGATAACCTCACTGCAATTATTATCTGCTTCTCATGCCCTGCTCCTATTGAGTCATCTCCTCTCCAACGACGAAGGTTTAGGTGCTGCAATCTCTCTGAGGAGGCTAGGAATAGGTTGAAGAGCTTGTTAGAAGGCAATTGA
- the LOC18603721 gene encoding dihydrolipoyl dehydrogenase 1, mitochondrial: MALASLARRKAYLLSRNLSNSPADVLKYSFSLSYFSRGFASGSEENDVVVIGGGPGGYVAAIKAAQLGLKTTCIEKRGTLGGTCLNVGCIPSKALLHSSHMYHEAKHSFPGHGVKFSSVEVDLSAMMAQKDKAVSNLTRGIEGLFKKNKVNYVKGYGKFISPSEVSVDTIEGGSTVVKGKNIIIATGSDVKSLPGITIDEKRIVSSTGALALSEVPKKLIVIGAGYIGLEMGSVWGRLGSEVTVVEFAPDIVPTMDGEVRKQFQRALEKQKMKFMLKTKVVGVDTTGNGVKLTVEPAAGGEQTTLEADVVLVSAGRTPFTAGLGLDKIGVETDKIGRILVNDRFATNVPGVYAIGDVIPGPMLAHKAEEDGVACVEFIAGKHGHVDYDKVPGVVYTHPEVASVGKTEEQVKALGIEYRVGKFPFLANSRAKAIDDAEGMVKILADKESDKILGVHIMAPNAGELIHEAVLAINYDASSEDIARVCHAHPTMSEALKEAAMATYDKPIHV, translated from the exons atgGCTTTGGCAAGCTTGGCCAGAAGAAAGGCATACCTTTTGTCCCGGAACCTGTCGAATTCACCCGCAGATGTGTTGAAGTACTCGTTTTCGCTCAGCTATTTCTCAAGGGGTTTCGCTTCAGGATCTGAAGAGAACGATGTCGTCGTCATCGGCGGCGGACCCGGCGGTTACGTGGCCGCTATCAAGGCCGCGCAACTGGGTCTCAAGACAACCTGTATCGAGAAGCGCGGGACCCTTGGTGGTACCTGCCTCAACGTTGGCTGCATCCCTTCTAAG GCACTTCTTCATTCCTCCCACATGTACCATGAAGCTAAGCATTCATTCCCTGGCCATGGTGTGAAATTTTCTTCTGTTGAGGTTGATTTGTCCGCCATGATGGCCCAAAAGGACAAAGCTGTTTCTAATCTGACCCGTGGTATTGAAGGCTTATTCAAGAAGAACAAGGTAAACTATGTCAAAGGCTATGGCAAGTTCATTTCTCCCTCTGAAGTTTCTGTAGACACGATTGAAGGTGGGAGCACTGTTGTAAAAGGCAAGAATATCATAATTGCCACTGGTTCTGATGTCAAATCTTTACCTGGTATCACCATTGATGAAAAGAGAATTGTGTCATCAACTGGAGCTTTAGCGTTGTCAGAAGTCCCTAAGAAGCTCATAGTTATTGGGGCAGGCTACATTGGGCTTGAGATGGGTTCAGTGTGGGGCCGACTGGGCTCAGAGGTCACTGTTGTTGAGTTTGCTCCGGATATTGTTCCAACAATGGATGGAGAGGTCCGCAAGCAATTCCAACGTGCACTTGAGAAGCAGAAGATGAAATTCATGCTCAAAACTAAGGTGGTAGGAGTTGATACTACTGGAAATGGTGTGAAGTTGACAGTTGAACCAGCTGCTGGTGGAGAGCAAACCACACTTGAAGCTGATGTTGTTCTTGTTTCTGCTGGTAGAACTCCATTCACAGCTGGGCTTGgcttggacaagataggagtgGAAACTGATAAGATAGGACGAATTTTAGTCAACGATAGATTTGCTACAAATGTGCCAGGTGTCTATGCCATTGGAGATGTAATTCCAGGGCCAATGTTAGCCCACAAAGCAGAAGAGGATGGCGTTGCTTGTGTGGAGTTTATAGCTGGTAAACATGGCCATGTTGATTATGATAAGGTCCCTGGAGTTGTCTACACTCATCCTGAGGTTGCGTCTGTTGGGAAGACTGAGGAGCAGGTTAAGGCACTTGGTATTGAATACCGTGTTGGGAAGTTCCCTTTCTTGGCAAATAGCCGAGCCAAGGCTATTGATGATGCTGAAGGAATGGTCAAGATACTGGCTGATAAGGAGTCGGACAAAATTCTGGGAGTTCATATCATGGCACCCAATGCTGGAGAGCTCATCCATGAAGCAGTCCTTGCCATTAACTATGATGCATCAAGTGAGGACATCGCACGTGTGTGCCATGCACATCCTACAATGAGTGAGGCATTGAAGGAAGCCGCAATGGCCACCTATGACAAGCCCATTCACGTCTAG
- the LOC18603720 gene encoding SWR1-complex protein 5 isoform X2: MATTTDGLDDSGNVNEKEGTLNESVKVDAMALNSESQREDAGAKARVDAMWEQMNKGIPKNALRQFSSDNSSTRSKTSPKASNNWMKYLQMKPPNPGQDKQTEAKSPSVVENGTSDKAQLGQVDKGISVENGLTVDTKFSQKTSNLSLPPKKTEGLNKDESLKEPGVMQNSISDEAKKLAAAALSAVKDAAAAAAAASNRGKIEITEVRDFAGQEIEIRKRIDADSKEAAEKAKAAAPSAVDAVLEQIKKKPKLSVLDKTKKDWGEFKEENKGMEEELDAYKKSSNQYLDKVSFLQRTDYREFERERDARLALQARRRPDMREDP; the protein is encoded by the exons ATGGCTACGACCACTGACGGGCTCGACGACTCAG GAAATGTAAACGAAAAAGAGGGAACATTGAATGAGTCTGTGAAAGTAGATGCTATGGCCTTGAATTCAGAGTCCCAGCGTGAAGATGCTG GAGCGAAAGCACGAGTGGATGCAATGTGGGAGCAGATGAATAAGGGAATACCTAAGAATGCTCTCAGACAATTTTCTAGCGATAATTCCTCAACCAGAAGCAAAACTTCACCCAAGGCTTCCAAT aattggatgaagtatctgcAAATGAAACCACCAAATCCTGGGCAAGACAAACAGACAGAGGCGAAGTCTCCAAGTGTTGTGGAGAATGGAACAAGTGATAAGGCTCAGTTAGGGCAAGTTGATAAAGGAATATCTGTGGAGAATGGTTTAACTGTGGATACTAAATTTTCTCAGAAGACGTCCAAT CTGAGCTTGCCACCAAAGAAAACAGAAGGCCTTAATAAAGATGAATCGCTGAAGGAGCCTGGTGTGATGCAGAACAGCATCAGTGATGAGGCAAAGAAGCTTGCAGCTGCTGCTCTCTCAGCAGTGAAGGATGCTGCAGCAGCTGCAGCTGCTGCATCTAATAGAGGGAAAATTGAG ATCACTGAGGTTCGAGACTTTGCTGGtcaagaaattgaaattcGAAAGCGTATTGATGCTGATTCGAAAGAGGCGGCTGAAAAGGCGAAAGCTGCTGCACCTTCTGCCGTAGATGCTGTTCTTGAACAAATCAAAAAGAAGCCAAAGCTCAGCGTGCTTGACAAGACGAAAAAAGATTGGGGAGAATTCAAGGAAGAGAATAAGGGGATGGAAGAAGAGTTGGATGCTTACAAGAAGAGCTCAAACCAGTATCTGGATAAGGTTTCTTTCTTGCAGCGGACTGATTATCGGGAATttgagagggagagagatgCAAGGCTTGCTCTACAGGCTAGGAGGAGACCAGACATGCGGGAGGACCCATGA
- the LOC18603719 gene encoding stress-response A/B barrel domain-containing protein HS1 produces the protein LLCEREREREEEETVGRKTKGVVKHVLLAKFKDETTPEKIEELIKGYANLVNLIEPMKAFQWGKDVSIENLHQGFTHVFESTFESTEGLAEYVAHPVHVEFANLFLGHLEKVLVIDYKPMIARC, from the exons TTACTTtgcgagagagagagagagagagaggaggaagAAACAGTGGGAAGGAAGACAAAAGGGGTTGTGAAGCACGTATTGCTGGCGAAGTTCAAAGATGAAACAACACCTGAGAAGATTGAGGAACTCATCAAAGGCTATGCCAATCTTGTCAATCTCATTGAACCTATGAAAGCTTTTCAATG GGGCAAGGATGTTAGCATTGAGAACCTGCATCAAGGTTTCACTCATGTGTTTGAATCCACATTTGAAAGTACTGAGGGCCTTGCAGAATATGTAGCTCATCCTGTTCATGTCGAATTCGCGAACTTGTTTTTAGGCCACCTGGAGAAAGTCCTTGTAATCGACTACAAGCCCATGATTGCTCGTTGCTAA